cccccccagcagctctgccccccccccccccgcaacccctgCACGCCGGGTCTCACCGCTGCCCTTTCTCGTACCTAGCTCCCCTCCCGGAGTGCGCCCTCCAGCATGCGGGTCGCCCACCCCCCAACGAGGAGATGACTGGGCGCCCTGCACCCccaaaggccccacccccacccagagctgccgtggtgagtggggggcagggggccttAGAGCCAGGGCTAGAGCAAGGTTGGTTACTTGgtttgggaggggctggggggctgggctggtagagggaggccagggggcaagaactgggggggaggggaggaggctgggctgactGGGGGgattggggctggtgggggggaagagctgggggtcaggggctgggctgagcgGGGGAattggagctggtgggggggaagagctgggggtcaggggctgggctgactgggggaattggggctggtgggggggaagagctgggggtcaggggctgggctgagcgGGGGAattggagctggtgggggggaagagctgggggtcaggggctgggctgactgggggaattggggctggtgggggggaagagctgggggtcAGGGGCTGAGCTGAGCGGGGGaattggggctggtgggggggaagagctgggggtcaggggctgggctgactgggggaattggggctggtgggggggaagagctgggggtcaggggctgggctgagcgGGGGAATTGGGGCcggtggggggggaagagctgggggtcAGGGGCTGGGCTAAGTGAGGGaattggggctggtgggggggaagagctgggggtcaggggctgggctgactgggggaattggggctggtgggggggaagagctgggggtcaggggctgggctgagcgGGGGAattggagctggtgggggggaagagctgggggtcaggggctgggctgactgggggaattggggctggtgggggggaagagctgggggtcAGGGGCTGAGCTGAGCGGGGGaattggggctggtgggggggaagagctgggggtcaggggctgggctgactgggggaattggggctggtgggggggaagagctgggggtcaggggctgggctgagcgGGGGAATTGGGGCcggtggggggggaagagctgggggtcAGGGGCTGGGCTAAGTGAGGGaattggggctggtggggggctagactggctgggggggacgagctgggggcagggctgactggggggattggggctggtgggggggaagagctgggggtcAGGGGCTGAGCTGAGCGGGGGAATTGGGGCCGGTGGGGTGGAAAGAGCTGGGGGTCAGGGGCTGAGCTGAGCGGGGGaattggggctggtggggggctaGACTGGCTGGAGGGGacgagctgggggcagggctgactggggggattggggctggtggggggctggactggctgggggggacaagctggtggcagggctgactggggggattggggctggtggggggctagactggctgggggggacgagctgggggcagggctgactggggggattggggctggtggggggctggactggctggggggacgagctgggggcagggctggctggggggattggggctggtggggggctggactggctgggggggacgagctgggggcagggctggctggggggattggggctggtgggggggctaGACCAGCAGGGGaggcccgggggctggactgacaaggggggcagggctggcaaagggaaccggggggggggggaacttctatactcacctctgcccccccaggtcctcctggtgctgctgctcgccgtgctgcccccagcccccggctgcgtcttcccccacagccctgtgacCAGCACCTTCACCGCGGCCATCAGTGAGCTGgtgagcgacccccccccccccccgcgtccctgcccctcccccgctaaCCTGGCGCTGccccgcctcacccccccccccccctccgtctcgCCCCCAGAGAgagcacctgctcctggattaTTCCGTCCTGATGCCTGCGAACCTGGAACCGGTGAGAGACGGgggttctgccccccccctccagcccctcccccatcgctaacgctgcccccagcccctgaccCCCGTGTCTCCCCAGGACGCCCGGTGCACCGAGCTGTGGATGGTCCATttcctggctgcagagctggggcgcatggggggcgtggcggggcgcggccctgcagcccctgctggccgAGGTGGCCAGAGAGACCCACTTCATCAAGAACTGCGCCATCTCTGtaagcgcgggggcggggcctgtctcGTGGGGGGGTCAGTCCCCTGTGGGACTGCggcttgggggcagggtctgttcccttggggggcggggcaggctggggcctgtccctctgggggcggggcctgtcgcCCCTCCAGGGGGCTGgctcccccagggcagggactggctagCTCAGGGGTCCGGGGGCGGGGAACGGGCCCTGGCCCCCCAGGTGTGGCCCGGGGGGATATTGCACAGAGGGGCCAGGTTctgggcccctcccctgcagagcagtgaCACCCCCTGGCCCCCCTGGCCCCCAGGACCCCGAGAGCTGCGTGGGGCTGGAACAGGCCAACGTGTCGCGGATGCTGAGCACCCTGAATGGCCACATGGAGGAGCTGAAGAGCAAATTTCAGCTGGAGCAGGACTTCAGCAACTGCAGCCACATCCGCTGCCAGCCAGGTACCCCCGGCCCCCGGAGACCCCCCTCCGgtccctggccccccagccccctgaacGCCCGGACCCCGGACCCATGAGCCCCTGGCTTCCCAAgacacccaactccctgccctctgAGTCCCCCCCTCCGgtccctggccccccagccccctgaacGCCCGGACCCCGGACCCATGAGCCCCTGGCTTCCCAAgacacccaactccctgcccccggaGACCCCCCTCCGgtccctggccccccagccctctgaacGCCCGGACCCCGGACCCATGAGCCCCTGGCTTCCCAAgacacccaactccctgcccccggaGACCCCCCTCCGgtccctggccccccagccccctgaacGCCCGGACCCCGGACCCATGAGCCCCTGGCTTCCCAAgacacccagctccctgcccccggagTCCCCCCTCCGgtccctggccccccagccccctgaacGCCCAGACCCCGGACCCATGAGCCCCTGGCTTCCCAAgacacccagctccctgcccccggagTCCCCCCTCCGgtccctggccccccagccccctgaacGCCCGGACCCCGGACCCATGAGCCCCTGGCTTCCCAAgacacccaactccctgccctctgAGTCCCCCCCTCCGgtccctggccccccagccccctgaacgcccagacccccagcctcctgagcccctggcttcccaagacacccaactccctgccctctgAGTCCCCCCCTCCGgtccctggccccccagccccctgaacacccagacccccagccccctgagcccctggcttcccaagacacccaactccctgcccccggaGTCTCCCCTCCGgtccctggccccccagccccctgaacGCCCGGACCCCCGGACCCATGAGCCCCTGGCTTCCCAAgacacccaactccctgcccccggaGTCCCCCCTCCGatccctggccccccagccccctgaacGCCCggacccccagccccctgagcccctggcttcccaagacacccaactccctgccctctgAGTCCCCCCCTCCGgtccctggccccccagccccctgaacGCCCggacccccagccccctgagcccctggcttcccaagacacccaactccctgccctctgAGTCCCCCCTCCAGtccctggcccccccagccccctgaacGCCCGGACCCCGGACCCATGAGCCCCTGGCTTCCCAAgacacccaactccctgccctctgAGTCCCCCCCTCCGgtccctggccccccagccccctgaacgcccagacccccagcctcctgagcccctggcttcccaagacacccaactccctgccctctgAGTCCCCCCCTCCGgtccctggccccccagccccctgaacgcccagacccccagcctcctgagcccctggcttcccaagacacccaactccctgccctctgAGTCCCCCCCTCCGGtccctggcccccccagccccctgaacgcccagacccccagcctcctgagcccctggcttcccaagacacccaactccctgccctctgAGTCCCCCCCTCCGgtccctggccccccagccccctgaacacccagacccccagcctcctgagcccctggcttcccaagacacccaactccctgcccccggaGTCTCCCCTCCGgtccctggccccccagccccctgaacGCCCGGACCCCCGGACCCATGAGCCCCTGGCTTCCCAAgacacccaactccctgcccccggaGTCCCCCCTCCGatccctggccccccagccccctgaacGCCCggacccccagccccctgagcccctggcttcccaagacacccaactccctgccctctgAGTCCCCCCTCCAgtccctggccccccagccccctgaacGCCcggacccccagcctcctgagcccctggcttcccaagacacccaactccctgcccccggaGTCCCCCCTCCAgtccctggccccccagccctctgaacACCCAGACCCCCGGACCCATGAGCCCCTGGCTTCCCAAgacacccagctccctgcccccggagTCCCCCCTCCGgtccctggccccccagccccctgagcctccCAACTCCTTGCCCCCTGAGTCCTCCCTCCAGTCCCTGGCTTCCCCgagctccctgcacccccagctccctaaccctccagccccctgagcccccagcctCCCGAGCCCCCCAACTCCCTGAGCCTCCAGGCCCCTGAACCACTGGCTCCCTTGAGCCCCCTGCCACCAACCTCCCCATAATCCTCTGTTCCCCCTCAGCCTCCCTGACCTCCCCCTGCTGTCCCCGGCCCTcattgctgccagcctggtcacgccgggtatgtctacactaccaccctcgttcgaagtAGGGAGGTAATGTTTTcatacccccttccctcccctccccaccccccacaggagCTACATTTGCTGGCAGCCCGGCACCTCTtccgaaccccctccccccggccgctctcccctcccccccccccgccccaatcccccctcccccctctccctacgctctctgtgtcccagcaggcccggctctcccgcagcccagcctctccagccagaAGCAGAcagggacccaggcgtccggggccagctccctgcaccggAGCCACTtgctggccctgctggggcccctCGTGGGGTACCTGGCCTTCGTCAGCCTGTGGCACTGGCAGAGGCGGCTCCGCAGCCAggtaggggcaggagctgggggggggggggcctatcCCGGGCTCCTGAAGCTgagtcttccctctccccccaggggaCCCAGGAGGCTGAGCAGGCAGACACCTGAACGAGCCGGTCAGAGGAGTGGATAGGAAGATGGATCAGgtataaccctcccccccccccgacacgtGGGGtgtgggccctgggggggggcagtctcAGGAAAGGCGGGACTAGTGtttagagcagagggctgggagccgggacgcctgggttctctccctggctgtaggaggggagtggggcctagtggttaaagcaggaggggctgggagccgggacgcctgggttctctccctggctgtaggaggggagtggggcctagtggttaaagcaggaggggctgggagccgggacgcctgggttctctccctggctgtaggaggggagtggggcctagtggttaaagcaggaggggctgggagccgggacgcctgggttctctcctgggctctggggtgggggtggggagctgggatgcCCGGGTTCCATTTCTCTCTGCTCCGTTTCCTTCCACAGCCTCCATCGGTCCTGCTGCTACGGATCCCAGGGCGTGGGCAGCCAGCGCCGGTGCGGGCCGGGGCCAGAGGCTGCTTTCACACCTCCCTGCCGCGGGCCGAGCGGCGGGTGGagcctcccaccctgcccagcgGGCTGAGGCCTGTGGCTGGACTCCCGCGGGGTGTGGTGCTGGCGCCTGCCCCCAGGAGTCGCTGTGCTGGTGCCGGGCGTGGACCGTGGCCGGCCTGGCGTGGACTGCAGGGCCAGcgtctgcccagcccagccccacggctcccACTGGCCGGCCCAGGAAAGGCGGGGCGGCGTGTTTTGTGGAGACAGCAGCCCTTCCTGGGACACCCAGCATGTGGCTGGAAACAAATGGATTTTCCTGCGGGCCAGGAGGCCGGGGCTGGGGATCGGAGGGCTCCGCGTCCGGGTGGGGCCTGTCCTGGTttgactcgggggggggggggggggagaatactGTGGCCGAGTGGGAAAGATTCATCATATTTTGTATGAAtactgtgtgtgcctcagtttccccatgcgCGGCATGGTCACTGGCGGGggtgctccctgctggctgcccggaCCCAGATGTGACCCGGGTTCTACCCAGCACCCGCCCAGCAGATGAGCGCTCGCGGAGTGGGACCATCTGGGAGACAGAGGGCTAGGAAGCGGGGGACTGCtgaggggggctgggcactggcGGGTCAGGGGGATGCTGGCTCCCAGGGGTCAGGGGGTGCTGGCACTAAGGGGtcgggctgctggctcccaggggTCAGCGGGATGACACTAAGGGGTCGGGGGGGATGGCACTAAGGAGTCAGGGGGATGGCACTAAGGGGTCGGGGGGTGCTGGCACTAAGAGGTCAGGGGGATGGCACTAAGGGTGCTGGCACTAAGGGGGCGGGAGGACGGTACTAAGGGGTCGGGGTGCTGACCAAGtcagagccaggagctggggggctcttgCGGGGGGCTCCGAGCctgacctggggtggggggggaggtctgcTGGCTCTGAGCATTGGTCCAGGTGGGcaggggagctgagaggctcaccccagaaggggggggggctgcagggaccagGCCAGAGCCCTGGACCTGTGGCTGCCCCTCTGGGATGCTACAGGGACCCCACCCAGGCTGCAGTGGGCCCCACCAATTGGACTGGGGGGGGTTCTGGTGCCCCTTTGGGCCAGGTTAGGGGTCCCACACAGGAGCCTTCCCCTGTGCTGTGGGGCTGGTCAGGGGAGCCCTGGTTATGGGGCTGGGGATTCTTGCCCCCAAATAGCCCCCTGAAATTTCTCCTGGCCAAGTGGTGTTGgaaagagctgggagggggagggggggagccaggactcctgggttctctccccagccctgggagggcagtgggggctggtggttagagccgggggggaggggggagccaggactcctgggttctctccccagccctgggagggcagtgggggctggtggttcgagcccggggggaggggggagccaggactcctgggttctctccccagccctgggagggcagtgggggctggtggttcgagccgggggggaggggggagccaggactcctgggttctctccccagccctgggagggcagtgggggctggtggttcgagccgggggggaggggggagccaggactcctgggttctctccccagccctgggagggcagtgggggctggtggttcgagccgggggggaggggggagccaggactcctgggttctctccccagccctgggagggcagtgggggctggtggttagagccggggggggaggggggagccaggactcctgggttctatttacagcagcaacaacaaaaaagcctCCCACGCCTTCATGCCCCCCAGTCCCATGACTGACCCCCCTTCTCTGCAGCCACCTCCCcatcaccccgcccctccccttaatcctgttacccc
The Pelodiscus sinensis isolate JC-2024 unplaced genomic scaffold, ASM4963464v1 ctg144, whole genome shotgun sequence genome window above contains:
- the FLT3LG gene encoding fms-related tyrosine kinase 3 ligand isoform X1, which translates into the protein MTGRPAPPKAPPPPRAAVVLLVLLLAVLPPAPGCVFPHSPVTSTFTAAISELREHLLLDYSVLMPANLEPDARCTELWMVHFLAAELGRMGGVAGRGPAAPAGRGGQRDPLHQELRHL
- the FLT3LG gene encoding fms-related tyrosine kinase 3 ligand isoform X3; amino-acid sequence: MLSTLNGHMEELKSKFQLEQDFSNCSHIRCQPGPALPQPSLSSQKQTGTQASGASSLHRSHLLALLGPLVGYLAFVSLWHWQRRLRSQGTQEAEQADT
- the FLT3LG gene encoding fms-related tyrosine kinase 3 ligand isoform X2, with translation MLSTLNGHMEELKSKFQLEQDFSNCSHIRCQPAGPALPQPSLSSQKQTGTQASGASSLHRSHLLALLGPLVGYLAFVSLWHWQRRLRSQGTQEAEQADT